Proteins from a genomic interval of Maniola hyperantus chromosome 1, iAphHyp1.2, whole genome shotgun sequence:
- the LOC117982796 gene encoding trypsin-like, which yields MMYIIFLIVALNFSQVITDNNDMEGRVVNGQLAKIQRHPHSVYLFVSSNDSTQASTCGGSIVNQRVVLTAAHCFEQTSRSARITATMGSSHIGRGRTILATSVRVHPQYDSFLIVNDIALVGLKYPIVFGLKAKRIVIAKKKPTEGMAKMAGWGAVKDFPDYMTCTDSDYLHVVSVPFMSREKCKNILNENINNGTFCGGKLHAKSYPAVGDSGSALVFKNHIQIGLVSYKIRNKSKSVIIYTDVPYFYNWIVENTKSVFCKNEFHLPT from the exons atgatgtatattattttcttaattgTCGCATTAAATTTTTCGCAAGTTATCACAGATAACAATGATATGGAAGGTCGGGTTGTCAACGGCCAACTCGCGAAAATTCAAAGACATCCACATTCTGTGTACCTCTTTGTATCATCTAACGATTCCACTCAAGCCTCGACTTGCGGAGGTTCTATCGTGAACCAGAGGGTAGTTCTCACCGCTGCGCACTGTTTCGAGCAAACTTCAAGGTCTGCAAGGATAACTGCCACCATGGGAAGCTCCCATATAGGAAGAGGGCGTACAATTTTAGCTACATCTGTTCGAGTTCACCCTCAATATGATTCGTTTTTAATTGTTAACGATATAGCATTGGTGGGTTTAAAATACCCCATAGTATTTGGATTGAAGGCAAAAAGAATAGTAATCGCAAAGAAGAAGCCCACTGAAGGAATGGCTAAAATGGCGGGATGGGGCGCGGTgaag gacTTTCCAGACTACATGACATGTACTGACAGTGATTACTTGCATGTAGTATCAGTACCTTTCATGTCTcgagaaaaatgtaaaaatattttgaatgagAATATCAACAATGGAACCTTCTGTGGAGGCAAGTTGCATGCCAAGTCGTATCCTGCCGT tgGTGATTCAGGCAGTGCTCTTGTCTTCAAAAATCACATTCAGATTGGTCTCGTATCGTATAAGATCAGGAACAAATCAAAAAGCGTGATCATCTATACTGATGTTCCATATTTCTACAACTGGATCGTGGAGAACACCAAATCCGTATTTTGTAAAAATGAATTTCATTTACccacttaa